From a single Arachis hypogaea cultivar Tifrunner chromosome 3, arahy.Tifrunner.gnm2.J5K5, whole genome shotgun sequence genomic region:
- the LOC112784494 gene encoding zinc finger protein WIP3-like, giving the protein MRDCKNSGGAKEEHDEEKVTVALHIGLPNNNNNNSSSNERKKVFHDDAAERFWIPTAAQTFTRYNNMQMHMWGHEWEYSKGAESLKGTQAAGMLRLACYCCAEGCKNNIKHPRAKALKDLRTLQTHYKRKHGTKAFMCRKCGKLWYCTCGSDNKHKRSLKDHVTSFGRGHNPHYLNSETSLLL; this is encoded by the exons ATGAGGGACTGCAAGAACA GTGGCGGTGCAAAGGAAGAACACGATGAAGAGAAAGTGACAGTGGCTTTGCATATTGGGCTccctaacaacaacaacaacaacagcagcagcaaTGAGAGGAAGAAGGTTTTCCATGATGATGCAGCAGAGAGATTCTGGATACCAACGGCAGCACAGACCTTCACTAGATATAACAACATGCAG ATGCATATGTGGGGGCATGAATGGGAATATAGTAAAGGAGCAGAGTCACTGAAAGGAACACAGGCAGCGGGAATGCTAAGGTTAGCATGTTATTGTTGCGCTGAAGgatgcaagaacaacataaagcaTCCAAGGGCAAAGGCATTGAAGGACTTGAGGACCCTCCAAACACACTACAAGAGGAAGCATGGCACAAAGGCATTCATGTGCAGGAAATGTGGCAAGCTTTGGTATTGCACTTGCGGTTCCGACAACAAGCACAAAAGGTCCCTCAAAGATCACGTTACATCCTTTGGAAGGGGCCATAATCCTCATTATCTGAATTCAGAGACTTCGCTTTTGCTTTAA